The sequence CGAGGATTATCCGCTCAACGTCATCCGCATCGAGGAAGATCCCGCCGTGCGTCTGGAGCTCGCGCGGCAGGGCTATCGCGGCGAGGACGTGCCCGCCGCGGGCACGCGCATCCTCATCCAGCGTAACGGCAATGTAGCCTTCGACGTCACCGACCGGGTTCATCCGGAAGTCGCGGCGGCCGCCTGCCTCGCGGCACGCATCGTGGGCCTGGACGTGGCGGGCATCGACCTGGTGGCGGAGGACATCTCCCGTCCCCTGCAGGAGCAGGGCGGGGCCATTGTCGAGGTCAACGCCGGGCCGGGACTACTCATGCATCTGAAGCCGGCCGAAGGCAAACCGCGACCGGTGGGACGCGCCATCGTCGATCACCTGTTTCCGGAGAACACCACCGGGCGGATCCCCGTGGTGGGCATCACCGGCCGCCGCGGCACCACGCTCATCGCCCGCCTCACCACCTTGCTGCTGCAACTCGCCGGCCGGCGCACCGGGCTTGCCTGCCGCGACGGTGTGTTCTTCGATCGTCGCCACGTCACCCCCCGCGACGGCTGCCGTTGGATCGCCGGCCACCAACTGCTCATGAACCGCATGGCCGATGCCGCGGTGTTCGAGACACCGGTGGAAATGATCCTCGACGAAGGCCTACCCTATGACCGCTGCCAGGTGGGCATCGTCACCGACGTCTCCGGCTGGGAGCAGCTTTCGCGCTACTACATTCACGGCGCCGACCAGCTCTACACCGTGCTGCGCACCCAGGTGGACGTGGTGCTGCCCGATGGCGTGGCGGTGCTCAACGCCCACGATCCCCTGGCGACGAAGATGGCGGAGTTGTGCGATGGCGCGGTCATCCTCTATGGCCGCGAGGGCGGCCTCGACGCCATTGCGCGCCACCGCGCCGAAGGGGGTTTGGCGCTGTTCGTCCGCGATGGCGCGATCATCCGCGCCATGGGCCTGGAGGAACGCGAGTTCACGCGCCTCGATACCATCGCCCTGTTGCAAAAGACCGGGGAAACTGGGCTTGAGAGCGTGCTCGCTGCCATCGCCGCCAGTCTCGCGCTCGGTCTGCCGGAGGAACTCATCCGCACCGGCATCGAAACCTGCGATCCGGCCCAGGTGGGCCTTCCCGGCTGAAGGACGAACCATGGAACTCCAGCGCGTGCGCGCCCTGCGCGGTCCCAACGTGTGGAGCCGCCACACTTCCATCGAGGCCGTAGCCAGCCTCGCGCCCGAGGAAATCCAGATCGGCGCAATGCCCGGATTCGAGACCCGGTTGCGGGCACGCTTCCCGGACATCGGCGCCATGCGCCCGATCGGCTTTGAGGGCGACATCTCGCTCGCCCATGCGCTTGCTTTTGCCGCCTTGGGGCTACAGGCTCAGGCCGGCTGTCCCGTGAGCTTCTGCCACACCGCCCCGACGGTGGAGCCAGGCATTTATCGGATAGTGTTCGAATACACCGAAGAGGCGGTGGGTCGCCTGGCCTTGGAGCTCGCACAACGTTTGATTGAAGCCGCGCGCGAGGATGTGCCCTTCGACCTGGCGGCGGCGCTTTCCCGCTTGCGCGAGCTGGACGAGGACGTGCGCCTGGGGCCGTCCACCGGCGCCATCGTGCAGGCCGCCGTCGCGCGGGGCATTCCCTACCAACGGCTCACCGAAGGCAGCATGGTGCAGTTCGGCTGGGGTGCCAAGCAGCGGCGCATCCAAGCCGCGGAAACCGACTGGTCCAGCGCCATCGCCGAAGACATTGCCAAGGACAAGGATCTCACCAAGATGCTGCTGGAAGCGGCCGGCGTGCCGGTGCCCACCGGCCAGCCCGTGACCGATGCCGAAACCGGCTGGCAGGTGGCCGAGACCATCGGCCTGCCGGTGGTAGTGAAGCCGCGCGACGGCAACCAGGGCAAAGGCGTGACTGTCAACGTCACCGACCGCGAGCAGTTTTTGCGCGCCTTCGCCGCTGCTGCCGAGTTCGGCCCCGAGGTGTTGGTGGAACGTTTCATTCCGGGCCATGATCACCGCCTGCTGGTGGTAGGTCACCAGATGGTGGCTGCCGCCCGTCGCGAGCCACCCCACGTCATCGGCGACGGGGTGCACACGGTGCGCGAGCTGGTGGATCAGGTGAACAGCGATCCCCGCCGTGGCGAAGGCCACGCCACCTTATTGACCAAGATCCGCTTCGACGACATCGCCCTTGCGCAACTCGCCGCCCAAGGCCTTGCCGCCGACTCGATCCCGGAAAAAGGTCGGCGCGTCCTGCTACGCAACAACGCCAACCTCTCGACCGGCGGCACTGCCACCGACGTCACCGACGACGTGCACCCGGAGGTGGCGGCCCGCGCCGTGGAAGCAGCGCAGATGGTAGGCCTGGACATTTGTGGCGTGGACGTGGTGTGCGAAACGGTAATGAAGCCGCTGGAAGAACAAGGTGGCGGCATCGTGGAAGTCAATGCCGCCCCCGGTCTGCGCATGCATCTCGCGCCCTCGTTCGGCAAGCCGCGCGCAGTCGGAGAAGCCATCATCAACTGGATGTTCCCGCCTGGCGAAGACGGGCGCATCCCGCTGGTGGCGGTCACCGGCACAAACGGCAAGACCACCACGGTGCGACTCATCGCCCATCTGCTCGACGTCGCTGGCCACCGCGTGGGCATGACGCTCACCGATGGCGTGTTCGTCGATGGCAAGCAGATCGACACTGGCGACTGTAGCGGCCCCAAAAGCGCGCGCAACGTGCTCATGCACCCGGACGTCACCGCGGCGGTGCTGGAGACCGCCCGGGGCGGGCTATTGCGCGAAGGACTCGGCTTCGATCGCTGCAAGGTGGCGGTGGTCACCAACGTGGGCAGCGGCGACCACCTCGGTCTCAATTTCATCCACAGCGTGGACGAGCTTGCGGTGGTCAAGCGCGTGATCGTGCAGAACGTGGCCCCCGACGGGATGGCCGTGCTCAATGCCTGCGACCCGCGGGTGGCCGACATGGCAGTGCACTGTCCAGGCAGCGTCACCTTCTTCGCTCACGACGTGCACCACCCGGTGGCTGCCGCTCAGCGCGCCCAGGGCAAGCGTCTGGTGTTCCGCGAGGGCGGCGATATCGTCGCATCGGAAGGAAATTTCGAGCTGCGCATCCCCTTGAGTGAAGTGCCCTTGACGCGCAACGGCACGATCGGCTTTCAGATCGACAACACCATGGCGGCGGTCGGCGCAGCCTGGGCGCTGGGACTCGACTGGAACATCATCCGCCGAGGACTGATCACTTTCGTCTCTGATACTTTGCGCGCACCGGGCCGTTTCAACGTGTTCGACTACCGGGGCGCGACCGTGATCGCCGACTATGGCCACAACGCCGACGCCATGCGTGCCTTGGTGCAAGCCTTGGAAGCCATGCCGGCGCGGCGCCGCAGCGTGGTTCTGAGCGCCGCCGGCGACCGCCGCGACGAGGACATCCGCGCCCAGGCCGCGATTCTTGGCCAAGCCTTCGACCACCTGATCCTGTACGAAGACGCGTGCCTGCGTGGCCGCGCCCCAGGCGAAACCTTCGCCCTCATGCGCGAGGGTCTCGCTCAGGCCCTTCGCGCAACAAGAATCGAAGAGATCCGGGGGGAATTCGCCGCCATCGACCACGCCCTCGATCACCTCGAGCCCGGCGACCTCTGCCTCATCCTGGTGGACCAAGTGGACGAAGCACTCGCCCATCTGCAAAACCGTATCGCCCAGGCCGCTGCCCACCCATCACCGGCGTGAGACGGGGCCTGGAAAGCGTCGGGCTCGATGCGCCCGCCTTCAGCTCGCCATAAGCGACCGCTAAGCGGGCCTTAAGTCCGAAAGGGCATCATCGCACCCATTGGAACCCATTGGAGCGTGCGCCATGAAAGCCCTTTCGTTCGTCATCGTCGTGATTGCCGCACCTTCTGCCCTCGCCGCGACACCCGCAGAGCTGCTTGCGACCTATCGCGCCGAAGCCGCCAAAACGGCACCGAATTTCGCGCCTTCGGTGCAGCGTGGCGCCGAATTTTTTGCGCGGCGTTTCGGTGTATCGCCCCAGATGCCATCTTGCACCAGTTGTCATACCGAAAAACCGACGCAGGCTGGCCGCCATGTCATCACCGAAAAGACGATCAAGCCGCTGGCGCCTGCTGCCAATGGCGAGCGTTTCACCGATCTGGCCAAAGCCGAGAAGTGGTTTCGTCGCAACTGCAAGGAGGTCGTCGGCCGCGAATGCACGGCGGCCGAGAAAGCCGATTTCGTCGCGTTCCTACTGGAGACGCGGCCATGAAAACGACAGCGTTTTGGAGCGGCATCGTGCTCATCTCACTGTCCGCCGTGGCGCTTGCCGACACGCGTAACCTGTCCGCCGACGGGCCGCCGATTTTTCAAGCCGAGTGTGGAAGCTGTCACATCGCCTTCCCGCCGCAGCTCATGGCCGCAGAAGACTGGAAACGCGTGATGGCAAAACTCGACAAGCATTACGGCGAGGATGCCAGTGTCGATGAGCGCAGCCGGCACGAGCTCGAGCAATTCCTAGTACGCAACGCCGGCAGTGCGTCGACGCTTGGCGTCGCGACGACCCAAGCCAATGCCCTGCCTCGGCTGACGCGGACCGCCTGGTTCTTGCGTAAGCACCGCCAAGTATCGCCGGCCGACTGGCGTCATCCGAAGGTGAGGACGCCGGCCAATTGCGCTGCGTGCCATCGCAGGGCGGCGGAAGGACGTTTTCACGAAAGAGAAATCACCATGCCCGACGGACGTCGGTGGGAGGATCGATGATCAAGACCATACTGGTCTGGGATGCGCCGGTGCGCATCGGTCACTGGTTGATGGTGGTCGCCTTTGCACTCGCCTGGGCGACTGGTGAAAGCGAGCAATGGCGGCTCATCCATGCAGGCGCAGGGGGTGCCCTGGTCGGTGTGGTGGCGTTTCGCCTGCTGTGGGGTGTGATCGGCAGCCGACATGCGCGTTTTGCGGATTTCGTGCGCCCGCCAGCGGCGGCGCTCGCCTACCTGGCGCGACTCTTGCACGGCCAAGCTCCCCATTACACCGGCCACAATCCTGCCGGAGCATGGGCAATCCTGCTCTTACTCGCGCTTGGTCTCGCGACGGGCGCAAGCGGCTGGCTCGCCTACAACGATTTTGGTGGACATCTGATCGGGACACTACACGAGGCACTGGCCGATGGAATGCTGACCGTCGTCGGCGCGCATGTCGCCGGCGTGATTCTGGGTAGCGTCGTCCATCGCGAGAACCTGGTCAAGGCCATGATCACGGGCAAAAAGCTTGGCAAACCCGACGAGGCAATCGCTTCGGCTCAGGCCTGGGCGGTACCACTTCTGGCAGCAAGCGCCCTGGCCGCCGCTTGGTTCCTATCCCGCTAGCGTGCACGGGGTGCACGTTAGTCGAGAACGCCCACGCGCCAAGCATCGGGGTCATGGCATAGCAAACGTCCGGGGCCAACCCGGGCGGTGTCTTGTCTGCCGCTGTGGGCGCGATGCCCCCTCGCCCGCGCGACGATGCTTCACGATGCCCCACCATGAAGCGGGGATCGCCTCCATCGCCGGCTTTATAGAGTTGGCGCAGCCTGCGGTCTACGTCACGGATCGCCTCCCAGTCACGGGGCACGGCCAGGTAGCGCTCACGCAACGCGGCCCGTGCCCGGGCGATTTCCAGGTCCAGCTGACGCTGGCGCTCGAGCCACTCCGCCTCGATGCGCGCCAAGGCCTCGCGCTGGGCTAGCCGAGGTGTCCGCTTCCACACCCCAGCCACAGCAGGTTTCGTCGGCGAACTCGTCCATCATGGACATGTCATGGTGCAAGCCCGCCCAGCCGCCCTGCCAAGCCCCACCTCCGAAGGCAAGCAAACCGGTAGCCAGCAGAAGACCCGACCACACCGCAAGCCAAAGTACGGTCCGTGCGGCCATGGCTCAATCCTTCAGGTCTTGGGCACGCTTGCGGAATTCTTCCTCGTCGATCTCACCGCGGGCGTAGCGTTCCTTGAGGATCTTAAGCGCGCGGTTGCTGGATGGAGTCGAGCCGCCCGCGCCGGGGAGCCACTTCACCAGCGCCACGATGCCGACGATCACCAGCACCCAGAACAGGATCATGAACAGCCAGCCGAATCCCCCCATGCCATATCCGAACCCGTAGCCCATCATCGTCGTGCTCCTTTCCGTGGAATCCGTGACCGCACGCCGCCTGGCGCAGCCGTTAGCACACTATAGGCCAGCCGCGCCCGTTTCACCGGCTATTTGCGCGGGCCATTTCACCGGGCATTGCGCTCGATCTCCAGCCATTGTGCATAGACCGCATCCGGCCAGCGTGCCACCAGCCAGTCGATGATGGCCTCGATGTCGCCCTCCGACAGCTTGTCGCGGAAGGCCGGCATGTTGCCTCCGAGACGGCCGGTGCCCTCGCGTATGGTCAGGCGCAGGATGGCGCGCGGGTGATGCCAGGCATGGGCGCTGCCGTCCAGCGGCGGGGGTGGATATTTGCCGTCGGCGCCGGGCGTGCGCCAATTGGGCGTGCCCTCGGCGCGGCTGCCGTGGCATGCCGCGCAGTGCGCGGCGAACAAGCGGGCGCCCTGTTCGGCTCGCGTGGGATCGATGCCCCGCCGGCGCGCCACCGCCGGATCGGGCAGCACGGCGGCCGCGCTCGCCACGGGCGCGGGCGGTGACGAGGCGCGTTTCTCCTCCTTGGAGCAGGCCATAAGGGCCAGCCCCGTCAAGAGCAGGACAAGCCAGCCTTTCACGAACCGGCCTTTTCGATCCGCGTGATCAAAAGCCCCGCGGCGTCCTTCTCCAGCTGGAAGCGGACCTTGTCTCCGGGCGCGAGCCCCTCGAGTAGCGCCTTGTCCTTGACCCGGAAGAACATGTTCATGGCCGGCCAGCCGAGCGCAGGAATAGGCTCGTGGTCGATTCTAACCTTGCCCTGGTCGGCCTTGACCTGGCGCACCACACCGACACCCGCGATGGCGCTTTGGGCCTCGCCTTGGGCCATGTGCCTGCCACCCGGCATGTCGCCATGGGCCATGCCGGGCTCGGCCGCTACGGGCAAGGCGATGCCCAGCGCCACCAGGCTTGCGAAGAAGATGGGGAATTTCATGTCGTACCTCCTTGTGTGAAACGATGAATCGTCAACGAACGCGAATCCGCCCGCGCATGCCGGCCTCGAAATGGCCGGGGATGAGGCAGGCGAACTCGACCTGACCGGCGCGGGTGAATGTCCAGGTGAGGGTGGCTTCCTGCCCCGGCGCCACCCTGACCATATTCGGGTCACTGTGTTCCATGTCGGGATAGCGCCGCATCAGCGCGGCATGTTCGGTCAGCTCCCGGCTACGCCCCAAAACGAACTCATGGGTCTGCGTGCCACGGTTACGCACCACGAAGCGCACCGTCTCGCCCCGCCGCACCCGGATGTGGGCAGGACGAAAACGCATGTCATCGCCGGCCTCCACGACGATGCTGCGCCGGGCCGCCTCGGGCTGTCCCGGCACGCCGAAGTCCGCGCCAGGTTCGCTCCCATGCCCGCCCGCGTGCTGGCCGGACGCGACTAGCGGCAAGGGTGCGAGGAGGAGCAGCGCGAAGGCCCCTTTGAGCATGTTGCAAAACGCGATCTTCATGGCACCCCCTCAGAACCACACACGCACGCCCGCGACGAAACGGGTGTCGCGCGTGCGCAGCCCTTCGTCACGGGCCATGTCGGCTGTCTGGCCAAACTTGCCCGCCCATTCCACGCCGATGTAGGGCGCGAACTCGCGGCGGATTTCGTAGCGCAGGCGCAGACCGAACACGCCATCGGCGAGCCCCGCGCCCCTCTCCAGCGCCGGGTCGCGCTTGCCATAGAAATTCGCCTCGATACGGGGACTGAGGATGAGCCGCTGGGTGAGCAACATTTCGTATTCGGCGCCAAGGCGCAAGGCGGTGCGCCCCCCTTCGCCTGCATAGGCCGTCGCATCCACGTGGAACCAGTAGGGCGCAAGACCCTGCACACCCACGGCGAGCCAGGTGCGGTCCGGCCCCACGCCGCTGTCGTGACGCAGCCCCAACTGGGTGTCCCAATAAGCCGCCACGGCGTGGCTCCAGAGCAGCTCGGTGCGGCCTTCCTGAAGCCGCCCGCCATCCACCTCGCCTTCGGCCTTGATGACTAGGCGGTCGTAGTCGCGCCCGATGAAGCCCCGGAAATCGTAGGCGTTGAAGCCATTGTCCCGGCCCTGGGCCGTCTCCAGCCGGTCCAGCATCACCCCCCAGAAGATTTTTTCGTCGTGCAGCCGCAGCGGGTGGTCCGCCGGCCGCGTGTAGCCGCCCGAATACGCATGGGGATCACGGGCATCCGCGGGTGGGTCGCCTCCCTGCATGGTGCCCATGCCCGGTTCCGCCCACGCCGGCACAGCCAGCGCCAGCAGCAGCGCCGGCACCATCCAGTGTTTGCCTGTCATGCCCATCTGCTCCTTTCCTCTTGTCATCACGCCACCACGATCTCGCGGAACATGCCGGCATCCATGTGCAGCATCAGGTGGCAGTGCCACACCCAGCGGCCCAGGGCATCGGCGGTGACGAGAAAGCTCACGCGCTGCGCCGGCTGCACGGCGATGGTGTGCTTGCGCACGAGAAACTCACCTTCCGGCGTCTCCAGTTCGTTCCACATGCCATGCATGTGCATGGGGTGGGTCATCATGGTGTCGTTGACGAAGATGACGCGCAGGCGTTCGTTGTGGCGGAAGTGAATGGGCGTGGCGCGTCCGAATTCCAGCCCATCGATGGACCAGGTATAGCGCTCCATGTTGCCGGTCAGATGCAGCTCGATCTCGCGGCCGGGGCCACGCGGGTCGAGGGGACCGCCGACGGTATGCAAGTCGGCATAGGTGAGCACACGACGGCCGTTGTCGCGCAAGCCCACACCCGGATCGTCCAGGTTGGTGCGGGGCGTGTCCACCCGCATGTCCACGCTGGGCCCGTATTCGGTGCGGGCATGATGGGCCCGTGCCGTGCCCGTCATGTCGCCCATCATGTCTTCCATTTCCAGCGGCTGCGGCTTGTCCAGCGCCGGCACCGGCGCGCTCAGGCCCGCGCGCGCTGCCAGCGTGGCGCGGGCAAAGCCGCTGCGGTCCATGGACTGGGCGAAGATCGTGTAGGCCTCGTCCTTGGGCTCGACGATCACGTCGTAGGTTTCCGCCACGGCGATGCGAATCTCGTCCACCGTCACCGGCTCCACGTCCTGCCCATCCACCGCCACCACCGTCATGGGCAACCCCGGGATGCGCACGTCGAAGAAGGTCATGGCCCCCGAGTTGATGAAGCGCAACCGCACCCGCTCGCCCGGCTTGAACAGCGCCGTCCAGTTGGCCGCCGGCGGCATGCCGTTCACCAGATAGGTGTAGGTGTAAGCCGACACGTCCGCCAGATCCATGGGGCTCATGCGCATCTCGTTCCACATCTGGCGCTTACCGAGCGCGGCCTTGAGCCCTTCGTTGGCCACGTCGCGGAAGAAATCCAGCACCGTCGCCTGGTGAAAGTTGTAATAGGCGCTGTGCATCTTGAGCTTGTGCAAGACCCGCATGGGATCTTCGTCGGTCCAGTCCGACAACTGCACCACGTACTCCCGGTCCGCGCGCACGGGCTGGCCTGCGCGCGGCTCGATGATGATGGCCCCGTACATGCCGGTTTGCTCTTGCATGCCAGAATGGGAGTGGTACCAGTAGGTGCCGCTCTGCTGCACCTTGAAGCGGTAGGTGAAGGTCTCGCCGGGGCGGATGCCGGGAAAGCTCACCCCCGGTACCCCATCCATCTGATAGGGCAGCAGAATGCCGTGCCAGTGGATGGAGCTGTCTTCTTTGAGACGATTGGTGACCCGCAGGGTGACGGTATCGCCCTCCTTCCAGCGCAGAATGGGGCCCGGCAGGCAGCCGTTGATGGTGGTCGCCAGGCGCGGCCTGCCGGTGAAGTTCACCAGCGTTTCCTCCAGCACCAGGTCGAACTCGGTGCCCGAGAGCACCGGCGGATAACCGCTCCGGGTCGCGGCGGGCACCGCAGCCGACAGACGCGGTAGCGCTAGCATCAGCCCGCCGGCCGCGAGCCCCTGCACGAAACGACGCCGGGAAAGATCCGGTAACTCAAAGCCCAAGGCATTCCGCATGGATGACGCTCCTTCTGAAACCACGCCGCCAGTCTAGCCACCCGCCGCCTGCGAGGAGATGACGCGCCGATTACAAGTCGGTAAGCTTGGGCCGTCCGCCTCGGGACATGGCACCATCCCCTCCATGAAAATCCTCATAATCGAAGACGAAGCCAAGACCGGCAGCTATCTGAGACAGGGGCTGAAGGAAGCCGGTTTCGTGGTGGACTGGGTGCGCGATGGTGGCGACGGCCTGCACCAGGCCATGGCGGAACCCTACGATCTGGTGATCCTGGATGTCATGCTGCCCGGCCTCGACGGCTGGCGTGTGTTGCAGGCGCTGCGGGCGGCGGGCAAGGCGCTGCCGGTCTTGATGCTGACGGCGCGCGACCGCCTGGAAGATCGGGTCCAGGGTCTGGAGCTGGGCGCCGACGACTATCTGGTCAAACCCTTCGCCTTTGCGGAGCTGCTGGCGCGGGTGCGCAGCTTGTTGCGTCGGGGCAGCGCCCGCGAATCGACCGTGCTGCGGGTAGCCGATCTGGAACTCGACCTGTTGCGGCGTCGGGCGTTTCGGAGCGGCCGCCGCATCGACCTCACCGCCAAGGAGTTCGCGCTTTTGGAATTGCTGATGCGCCGCGAGGGCGAGGTCCTGCCCCGTTCCCTGATCGCCTCCCAGGTCTGGGACATGAATTTCGACAGCGACAGCAATGTGATCGAAGTGGCCATCCGGCGCCTGCGCGCGAAGGTGGACGATCCCTTCGAGCCGAAACTGATCCACACCGTGCGCGGCATGGGCTATGTGCTGGAAGCGCCGGAACCATGAGCCGGCCGCTGTCCATCACGCTGCGCCTGACGCTGTCCTTTGCGCTGGCCTCGTTCATCATCCTGCTGGGTGTGGGCCAACTGGTGACCGTGGCCATGGAGCGGCATTTCGAGGCGCTCGATGCGACCGAGCTCGACGGCAAGCTGGAACTCGTCCGCCATGCCCTTTCCCTGACCCACGACGGCCGCGAGGCAGCGGCGCTGAGCCGCCGCCTGCAAGATGCGCTGGTGGGTCATCACGCGCTGTCGGTGCGGGTGCAAGCGCCGGACGGCCAGGTGCTGGTGAGCACGGGTGAGGCGCGTTTTCCGGATGCTTTGCTCAAGCAGGCGCTGGCCGCCGAGCACATCACACCTTCCTTGCTCGCCGCCTGGTCCCAGGGCGCGCGCCACTTCCACGGCGTGGTGGTGGCCGTGCCTTCCACCCTGCCCGGCCAGCCGCCGTTCCGCGTCGGCCTGGCGCTGGACATGGTCGAGCACCAGGCTTTCATTTCCGCTCTCCGGCGCGCCATCTGGCTGGCCGTGCTCCTGGGTACGCTCGTCGCGGCCCTGCTCGCGTGGTTCGTGGCCCACCGCGCCCTCGCACCCGTGCGCAGCATCGCCCAACTGGCACGGAGCATTTCGGCGCAGCACCTCGATGCGCGCTTGCCGGCCGCCGAGGTGCCGGTGGAGCTCAACGACCTGGCGCAGTCCTTCAACGACATGCTGGCGCGCCTGGGCGATGCCTTCCGGCGGCTGTCGGAGTTTTCCTCCGACCTCGCCCACGAGTTACGCACGCCCATCAGCAATCTCATGACCCAGACCCAGGTGGTGCTGTCCCGGGCGCGCAGCGCAGACGATTACCGGGAAACGCTCTACTCGAGCCTGGAGGAATACCAGCGCCTGGCCAGCATGATCGACGACATGCTGTTCCTGGCCAAGGCCGACAACGGTCTGATCATGCCTTCCCGGGCGCCGGTGGATCTCGCGCAGGAGATCGCCAGCCTGTTCGCCTTTTACGAGATCCTGGCGGAAGAACGGGGCGTGCAGTTGGTTTGCCGCGGCACGGGTGAGGTCGTCGGCGACCGGTTGATGCTGCGGCGGGCGCTTTCCAATCTGCTGGCCAACGCCATTCACCACACCCCGCGGGGTGGACAAGTCCAGGTGGAAATGGGGCTTGCGCCCGACGGCTGGGTGACGGTGGCGGTGACCAACCCCGGCCCGCCCATCCCGCCCGACAAGCTGGAGCGCATCTTCGACCGCTTCTACCGCATCGACCCCGCCCGCACCCGCAGCGGCGAAGGCGCGGGGCTGGGCCTGGCCATCACCCGCTCCATCGCCCGCGCCCACGGCGGGGACGTACGGGTGCGCTCCGGGCAGACGACCTGTTTCGAACTGCGCCTGCCCGCCGCAGCAGCCACCGCCACACCCTGAGGCCGCGACACGCGGCACCGCCCGCTCTTCGAAATTGTTGTGGACTTATGCGCCGCATGTGCGTAGTATGGAGAGCCTTGTGCGGCACAGAGCCCTTCGGCCCTGCTCCCACATTCCATCGTCCCCGACCCCTCTGGCCCGCCTTCGCGGTGCACGCCGAAATGGTTGGCGCCGGTGTAAAACGCCAATCGGCCGTGCTCGTTCCTGATCTCCCGCATCAAACCGGGCCGCGCGATTGTTCCCAGGCTCACGCCTGATCCGGCGCGCTACCCTTCTACGCGCCAGAACCCTTGGAAGGTAACCATGACTTTCGCCCAACTCGGCCTCGATCAGGCCCTCCTGAACGCTTTGACCGCCGCAGGCTATCAAACCCCCACCGCCGTCCAGGCACAGACCATTCCCGCCGCGCTGGAAGGCCACGATCTGCTCGTATCCTCCCACACCGGCAGCGGCAAGACCGCCGCCTTCCTGCTGCCCGGTCTGCAGCGCCTGCTAGAGCCGTCCGCCGCCGCAGGCAACGGCCCGCGCATGCTGGTGCTCACGCCGACCCGCGAGCTCGCGCTGCAGGTGGAAAAAGCCGCGCGCACCTATGGCCAGCACATGCGCAGGCTACGCACCGCCTGCCTGGTGGGTGGCAGCCCCTATGGGCTCCAGCTCAAGGCCCTGTCGCAGCCGGTGGACATCGTCATCGCCACCCCCGGCCGCCTGATGGACCACATGGAGCGTGGCCGCATCGACTTCGCGCGCCTGCAAACCCTGGTGCTGGACGAAGCGGATCGCATGCTGGACATGGGCTTCATCGACGACATCGAAGCCATCGTGCGTGCCACTCCCGCCACGCGCCAAACCCTGCTGTTTTCCGCGACCCTCGATGGCGTGGTGGGCAACCTGGCGCGCCGCCTGACCAAAAACCCCAAGCGCATCGAAATCGCCACCACGGACGGCGCTCGTGCCAACATTGAGCAGCGCCTGATGTTCGCCGACAACGCGCATCACAAATCGCGTCTGCTGGATCATCTGCTGCGCGATGCGGCTCTTGGCCAAGCGGTGGTATTCGTCGCCACCAAGCGCGGTGCCGAAGAACTCGCAGACCGGCTGCGCGACCAGGGTTTTGCCAGCGCCGCCCTGCACGGCGACATGCAGCAACGGGAACGCAACCGCACCCTCGACCATCTACGCCGCGGAACCACCCAGATCCTGGTGGCCACCGACGTCGCGGCACGCGGCATCGACGTGGCCGGCATCAGCCACGTCATCAATTTCGAGCCGCCGCGCCAGGCGGAAGACTACGTCCACCGCATCGGCCGGACCGG comes from Thiobacter sp. AK1 and encodes:
- a CDS encoding c-type cytochrome; amino-acid sequence: MKGWLVLLLTGLALMACSKEEKRASSPPAPVASAAAVLPDPAVARRRGIDPTRAEQGARLFAAHCAACHGSRAEGTPNWRTPGADGKYPPPPLDGSAHAWHHPRAILRLTIREGTGRLGGNMPAFRDKLSEGDIEAIIDWLVARWPDAVYAQWLEIERNAR
- a CDS encoding copper-binding protein — protein: MKFPIFFASLVALGIALPVAAEPGMAHGDMPGGRHMAQGEAQSAIAGVGVVRQVKADQGKVRIDHEPIPALGWPAMNMFFRVKDKALLEGLAPGDKVRFQLEKDAAGLLITRIEKAGS
- a CDS encoding cupredoxin domain-containing protein, with amino-acid sequence MKIAFCNMLKGAFALLLLAPLPLVASGQHAGGHGSEPGADFGVPGQPEAARRSIVVEAGDDMRFRPAHIRVRRGETVRFVVRNRGTQTHEFVLGRSRELTEHAALMRRYPDMEHSDPNMVRVAPGQEATLTWTFTRAGQVEFACLIPGHFEAGMRGRIRVR
- a CDS encoding copper resistance protein B; its protein translation is MTGKHWMVPALLLALAVPAWAEPGMGTMQGGDPPADARDPHAYSGGYTRPADHPLRLHDEKIFWGVMLDRLETAQGRDNGFNAYDFRGFIGRDYDRLVIKAEGEVDGGRLQEGRTELLWSHAVAAYWDTQLGLRHDSGVGPDRTWLAVGVQGLAPYWFHVDATAYAGEGGRTALRLGAEYEMLLTQRLILSPRIEANFYGKRDPALERGAGLADGVFGLRLRYEIRREFAPYIGVEWAGKFGQTADMARDEGLRTRDTRFVAGVRVWF
- a CDS encoding copper resistance system multicopper oxidase encodes the protein MRNALGFELPDLSRRRFVQGLAAGGLMLALPRLSAAVPAATRSGYPPVLSGTEFDLVLEETLVNFTGRPRLATTINGCLPGPILRWKEGDTVTLRVTNRLKEDSSIHWHGILLPYQMDGVPGVSFPGIRPGETFTYRFKVQQSGTYWYHSHSGMQEQTGMYGAIIIEPRAGQPVRADREYVVQLSDWTDEDPMRVLHKLKMHSAYYNFHQATVLDFFRDVANEGLKAALGKRQMWNEMRMSPMDLADVSAYTYTYLVNGMPPAANWTALFKPGERVRLRFINSGAMTFFDVRIPGLPMTVVAVDGQDVEPVTVDEIRIAVAETYDVIVEPKDEAYTIFAQSMDRSGFARATLAARAGLSAPVPALDKPQPLEMEDMMGDMTGTARAHHARTEYGPSVDMRVDTPRTNLDDPGVGLRDNGRRVLTYADLHTVGGPLDPRGPGREIELHLTGNMERYTWSIDGLEFGRATPIHFRHNERLRVIFVNDTMMTHPMHMHGMWNELETPEGEFLVRKHTIAVQPAQRVSFLVTADALGRWVWHCHLMLHMDAGMFREIVVA
- a CDS encoding heavy metal response regulator transcription factor: MKILIIEDEAKTGSYLRQGLKEAGFVVDWVRDGGDGLHQAMAEPYDLVILDVMLPGLDGWRVLQALRAAGKALPVLMLTARDRLEDRVQGLELGADDYLVKPFAFAELLARVRSLLRRGSARESTVLRVADLELDLLRRRAFRSGRRIDLTAKEFALLELLMRREGEVLPRSLIASQVWDMNFDSDSNVIEVAIRRLRAKVDDPFEPKLIHTVRGMGYVLEAPEP
- a CDS encoding heavy metal sensor histidine kinase, which translates into the protein MSRPLSITLRLTLSFALASFIILLGVGQLVTVAMERHFEALDATELDGKLELVRHALSLTHDGREAAALSRRLQDALVGHHALSVRVQAPDGQVLVSTGEARFPDALLKQALAAEHITPSLLAAWSQGARHFHGVVVAVPSTLPGQPPFRVGLALDMVEHQAFISALRRAIWLAVLLGTLVAALLAWFVAHRALAPVRSIAQLARSISAQHLDARLPAAEVPVELNDLAQSFNDMLARLGDAFRRLSEFSSDLAHELRTPISNLMTQTQVVLSRARSADDYRETLYSSLEEYQRLASMIDDMLFLAKADNGLIMPSRAPVDLAQEIASLFAFYEILAEERGVQLVCRGTGEVVGDRLMLRRALSNLLANAIHHTPRGGQVQVEMGLAPDGWVTVAVTNPGPPIPPDKLERIFDRFYRIDPARTRSGEGAGLGLAITRSIARAHGGDVRVRSGQTTCFELRLPAAAATATP